Within Sebastes fasciatus isolate fSebFas1 chromosome 19, fSebFas1.pri, whole genome shotgun sequence, the genomic segment CTATTTTATGTAAAATGCATCTCTGCCGTTTCTATCAAAATGGATGAAGTGCTGCAGCTGCCTGTCATCTCAGCTTCAGCAAACATGTTTATCCCAGCGTCATTTTGGTTTTAGTCTCCATTGCAGCAGCTTCTACTGGCTGCCCTTTTGTATGTGCAgctttaatacacacacacctgtggtTGCGCACATATTTTCCAGAAGGACCATTTACACTTGGATCTAGCTCTGGATCAGTGGTATATGTTATTTCAGCTGTTTTAAGTCTGAACAAATTGAAATGTTTGCTCTTATCATGTAATGCACATTTAACGGCATTGttgttgaaaggtgctataatGTTCACTGTTTcttaaaagaaaaggaaaatttGTTCCCATTTCAGAACTGCAAAGCTGATTGTtgacataaacaacaaaaacacatcatatattttttttattgttatactgtacagtacaacTGATTCTGCACTGTATGCTGAAATATTACATTTACTGATCGAGGTGCTGCTATTAGTATCTGCATACTGCACCTGTAAACAGTTTAACGAGTAGAAAAATACAAAACCAGACAACCACTCATCAATATGTGAGGgggaaagaatgaaagaaaaaaaaaaaacacagaacaagTGGGGCTTCATAAAGCTATAGTACCTTTTGGTGGAGAAAAATGAAACGGAATCAGGATCGATGAAGGCAGCGTGAAATGATGTCAGGgagttgctgctgctgcagccttttTTGGAGATGAGAGGAATTGCACATATTTtctaaaacaagaataaaagttCAACAGGTTTAAGGTCCAGTGTCCTCACCGTTTTTTAAAAGCTACATTTGTATACATCAAGTGCACTTAGCACAGTccacaggagagaaaccagGCTGCACGAGCGCATcctgacagagaggaagaaagtcCATCACAAGCTCCTGTCAGAGGTGGCGGGAATCCAGATTGTTTAAGGCATGCATTCACAATAATGTAGTTTGGGTTTCCAACAGTAACATCGGTTTGTCTGTGGAAATTTCAGAGTTTGATGTGTctcccaaaataaaaaacaaattctgGCAAACATGCGGCAACATGATATGTAGTCAGGAGCCAACACCAGCACtgtgattgtttttcttttcctgaaTTCACAGAATGGACTTGTACTAAAATGTGGTAAAATAAGACAAACATCGATAGTCACACAAACATTCAGGACAGCAGTTGTGCTTAAGATCTTCAGTGGGGTTAGTTTCCCACAGAAAAGTGACAATGAACATGTGCTGATGCTTTTGCAGCACAGTacgggctgggtgatatggttCAAATCATTAGAATTATATAAATAAGGATGTTTACTGTCATCAAGCTATGACACATTATGACAAATGTACGCAAAATCAGATATAAAATAATCACTGTGAATTCTGTTCTCCTGTTATGAAGAGAGACATGAATTAATTTAGACGAGATGCATCTGTGGAGTGATAACATGATACGATCATATCATGAGACAAGTTAAAAATGTGGAATTATCACCCAGCCCTTGTACACAGGCAAAGAAAATGTCTCTAACAGATAATTTAACACAGGCGTGGAATCACAAATCAATTTGAAATTGTTAAGTTTGAGTGAAAACTTGTCCAAACACATTCtattttgcacacacacacacacacacacacacccacacacacacacatacacagtagaCGTGCACTCAAAAATCCATGCAAATTGTAAAAAGTGCTGTGTTATGCATATGTATGTTTATCATCTGCACCGACTGAAATTTCACTGATGTAACACTAAAAGAAAGTTAAGGCaacaaacaggagaaaaaaacaacatattgtcTCATTCAGACTGAGACTGAAACCATGACCCATCACATCTCAAAACAACAAGCATCTCAAACCTCAATATCTCAGTTCTGCTCAACAAACACTCAATTTACAGTACACAGCAGACCTCAGTTGGTGCATCCCAGAAGCAGGGACTCAGTGAAGTATTTCAGTTTGCATTGCTGATTATGTTCAGCTCCAGTGTCAAGACTTGTTGAGATAAACTTGTAGCAGTGATGACCACAAGAGGGCAGAGAGAGACTGCGTCAGTGCTACAGTCCTCACatccagctgcagcagaagtGAGCCTCATCTGCAGATAAACTCTCCGCTGAATACAAAACTGGTGTCAAAAGCAAAACCTCTCAGTTATATGAGGCAACACATGGTGGCAGTGCAGACGATTAATCTTTTCCAAAAAGAGTTTGCACATGGTTTTATGTGTCAACATAAATGATCTTGTCTAgaaacaatttatttttaaagggactgtatgtaagtttttacatgtataaacatttttaaattgtttttttttgccaatgtgtgaacaggttgtgaCCTAACCGagctgggtttcctctatcagcctgtagactgcttttaatgtgaagaatgtgcctttattttcagctccgctacggggctaacagtgtgcaaccatagctaatgttcggttagaaatggagcccgtcttgcaaaagaggaatgtgaccgacgtcgaaaaaaaacaactaggatcaacatcagcCGGGCCTTcaattcatggagggaccttcgtttggtaatCTAACATTACGGCCAAGCATTAGaattatatagtgatattgcggttttagctggctaatgttgtcaacatgatgcctgtcaatcacgttcagtcttgtgtgtgtcggTGGTATGAGCAAAAGCGTgggcaacaggacgctgactgtcgttgacttaatggccataggtgtcactgttaacgagcaatttctgattctttcaTAAAGCCCCTTTAAACATAAAAATCTAAATCCAATCCAATTGGTCATGTCTTTAAAAGCAATGTTTAAAAATATGCTGATTTTAGTGTGACTGGAATTATTTATATAACTACAGTATCAGtatttttaagttgtttttatttgtttttactgctACCTCTGTTTCAAGTAACATGACTGAGAGGTGTTGCTGGGACACTAATCATCTTTAAAGCCCTCTATGTGTAGGATTCAAACAGTTTCTGACTGGCAACTTCAAGTGGTATGATAAAACAAGACACCGTAGCAGACAGCAATGCATGCCGCTACAGTACACAGACACGGCGGTAAGTggcggtaagtgcctggcaacgacttgttttGAAGgtaatgcaatggaacgggggagggagaatgagacATATTATGTTGTcatgttatcaataacacctttaagaTGCTATAATCACAGAAAAATCCTACACATAGGGGTTTTAACTAGTCAAACTAGACAAACCACAACCTCTGGCAATAAGTTCTCCAGCATGAGAGCTCTGCCCCGCTGCTGATGAGGACAACTGAGACACAAACGGACAGCGGTGGACCACAATAACAAGTGCACAATCCGAACAAGACTACAAAAGAGGCCACTGTTTGATTTCGTCAAACATGAGCCTCCAGTAGGCCAACATCATTTTCCGAAGGCATCACAGATGCAAAaatccattgaaaaaaaacaagatttgacTCCGGCCTATGAAAGAAAACACGTCCAATCACTGAATATTCTAAATGATGATCCAAAATACTTCTTTTAGGCACAGTGATGTTCACCCGTTCTGTCTGACACTACCTGATGGAACACAAGGTGAAATTAAAACTTAGATTCCATATAAGATATGATCCCTTTTTTATACTTATTCGAGGACGAAGAAACAATCTTTGGGGGGTTCAGGGAGGCTGGAGTTATCGTCCATCCTCTTTAACCCGCCGTGTCTCTGTCCTGATTTGTCGAGAGGCGAATGCAGACAGGTGTGGGTGGGCGTGGCCATGATGCGTCATCGCCTGCTTCTTCTCTACTGTCTACTGTTGAAACTGGAGTTGGCGCTACTGCAGCTTTCCTCGTAAGTGGGTGGGGGCTCTataacacacaaagacaaaaaagaaacagtCAGTTATACAGTTGAAGTCCTGCCCCTTCTTCGAACCTCTGTTCCACTAGTAACTAGTAAAATATCTCTTTAATGGATCGTCAATGGATTTTCTCATTAGGGTTTCTTTCATCAGTCTATCTGAAATGCTCAAACATGTTCCGGGAGTTTTAGGGCCATATTctgtaataaaatagaatatacaACTGTACTGAACAGTGCATTTTGAACAGTGCATAACCAAGATAAAACAAAGAGTACAGGCCTtttccacagcagacattttgacttgtcatggTAGGAAAATCacgtgttactaataacacgaACAATGgatctgttctattcaagtgccCCAGTAAGCCATGACAGCCATCATTACCTCCGACAAGGAGCCTATGTTTACGTTGTTTGTCTATTTGTCAGCAGCATTACGGAAAAACTACTGGTCTGTTTTTCATAAAACTTGATTGAAGAACGTAGCATGGGCATAGACTGAAGTGGGCGTATTCACCGTCGCGTTTGTGGacttttgaagcctcaagtttggcatttttgccgtcgcgatcttgtttttttgcaacaagaactgacacgagaggatggagctaagtacaaccgaatgctgaataatacatttataggcgaccaaaatctcaaaattaagtagtaataaagtttgccgccTTGCTTCAGACCatggagcctctgtgttgttgttttatagatataggtgcaactcaacccgcacaacgtgattggttgatgcctttattcgcagtGCGAAAGATCAGAATAATTGACCTTGTTTCggaaaaaagctttttttgccTCATAATATTTGCGTTCTCTGCAAGTCGATTCTCGGCTCAACACTTGCCAGGGTTTATCTGGTTTTAGAGACTGAACTTCAGACAAGTCAGTACTTGAATTGACTGTGGTGAAAACATAAAAAGGATATTTCAAAGCATCGACTGTGATAGGGATGACAGACTCTTATGAATATTTAATCGGCCATTATACCAAACTGGTTTTGTGTCCCTGTATGCATCTGTGCATGCGTTTGTCTGTGTGCCAGTGTGAAGAACTCACCATGAGGGTAGTCCCAGCTGCTGTACTCTGGAGGGAGGATGAGAGAGCAGGAAGTGGGGACAGGAGTCACGTTTCCCTCGGTGAAGAAAGGTATGGTGGCCCCGGTGGACACACAGAAGAGGGGAGCGGACGTGTCGGGCCGTCTGTGGCTGGGAGGAAGGGCTGCACCGGGCGCGTGGCTGAAGGCGCTGGGAGACATGGTGACCGGCTGACCTGAGGGATCCTGCTGAGAGTGACTCTTGGTGGGAATCTCCTCACTGGCCACGCCGCCCGCACACAGCCCCTCCTCTGGATCCAACTCCGCCGGCGGGGCACTGGGCATCACGCCTGCAGCGCAGGCCGCGATGTGGTCCGGACTGGAGGGCATGGTCCTCGACGGAGTCAAGTTCACAGCGATGTTCCCAATGTACATAGGCAGAGTGACGACTGCGTCTGGAGATTTTAGTGACACCTGTAACACAAACATGATTTATGAAGAGAGGACAGGCCTCAATTAGAATTTAACCTCATACTGCAAAatagttaaaggtgcagtgtgtatgatttgtcaactgaaacttctcctgtgtgacaagcaaaacattttatttggaATGCAATTACTTTGCAGtttgatcatttattttatcaCGTATatctaataatattattaataacacacacacacatactgaccTGAATGAAATAGTCGATGTCTATGAGGCTGCAGCCGGCCAGCGCtgactgaggaagaggagggacgATGATCTGCTCTCTCCACTCTGCATGTTTTCCTGCCTTCACTCCGGCTCCCTCGACCTCTGCGATGGTCCGCAGGTCGAACACAGGCCGCTTGGTCTTATAGGTCACTTTCTGGTGGGAAAAAGTCGTACGCAGACACAAAAAGATGTGATGGTGACTTCAAACCACTTCCCCCACCTCTAGCTTATCGGAAGGGAAAAACACTCCTTTGAAATGGATCACATCTATTACTCTTATCTTGAGGTACAGAGAGATTTTATGTGCTCCCACATGGAAGGATTAGTTCTGTGAATGGCTTTGTTTTGAAGCTTCAGAGTCCCAGCAGAGATTTATAATACATCCTTAAAATGGGAATTTCTGGGGGGCAGTGCACACTGGCTGTGCTCATGATAATGGTATTTGGGATAGCAAAGACTATGAAGACACACATTCTCATTTTTCTTCATGCATTTTATGATctattttctttacttttttctacTCAGTGCACCTGTTCTGTAATCAACACCTGAAGAAACAATAAAGACCAAAAGGTGTGTTGgtaaaaaacataattattactGACTATATTCAATTATCTACCTGTATGAGACTGGCCAGCACACATCCCGTGTCCTTCCCAGACTTGTTGTGGATCTCAGCGGCTAACTTGATGACCTGCCCCGGGATGTAGCCCCTCAGGTCACTGCGAGCTTTCAGCATCAGGGTCCCCGTCTTCACCAGGAGGTAGCTGAACTTCTTAGTGGTCACAGCATAACTCGGATGCTGCGGAGGACAGAGTCACAGGATAAATGTTTGTTCCTGCGTTGTTAGTaattaacctcttccactccttgagggtGCCGGCGCCCTCGGCCGACTTTACTTTTtccagaggctgtagcaggctgagagctagagtgaacacctaaaagaatccattggtaccaaccatgtcatgctagcgggataattgttatttttatcaattttcgaGTGGTAATTtaacaccaaatctgtgtaataaatggtatcaaccccaaaattgctgcaagaACATATGAGACATACAGTaacagagcatgggaatgaccatcatatactttgatcataatgttctaagccctgatacactttttgaatttattttaaataataaattaatcatcatttttcatttctgatttatgactagaaaaaCTTGACACagcgctgagctgcatctcaaattaatcttcaggttcccagctttcag encodes:
- the arrdc1b gene encoding arrestin domain-containing protein 1b; the encoded protein is MGKLQEFDITFTNNKVVYGPGESISGTVKIRTANSLQYKAIKVYCQGLCGISNKVNDASWMLEEQYFNSTLSVADKGTLVAGEHSFPFQFLIPVATPTSFEGPYGKIIYRVRAAIDTPRFSKDYKALRPFYLLNLLNLNEVPDIEHPSYAVTTKKFSYLLVKTGTLMLKARSDLRGYIPGQVIKLAAEIHNKSGKDTGCVLASLIQKVTYKTKRPVFDLRTIAEVEGAGVKAGKHAEWREQIIVPPLPQSALAGCSLIDIDYFIQVSLKSPDAVVTLPMYIGNIAVNLTPSRTMPSSPDHIAACAAGVMPSAPPAELDPEEGLCAGGVASEEIPTKSHSQQDPSGQPVTMSPSAFSHAPGAALPPSHRRPDTSAPLFCVSTGATIPFFTEGNVTPVPTSCSLILPPEYSSWDYPHEPPPTYEESCSSANSSFNSRQ